Part of the Bacillota bacterium genome is shown below.
CCTCTTGTTTGGGCTGTATTTTGGGGCTGGCAATTTGATCTTCCCCGTTCATATGGGACAGCTGGCCGGAAACAATACGCTGCCGGCAACAATTGGGTTTTTGATCACTGGAGTAGGTCTGCCGCTTTTGGGGGTGATCGCGGCAGCTCTGTCTCGAAGTGAAAGTCTATTTGATATGGCAAAGCCGGTAAGTACGACATATTCGATCCTGTTTACCTGCATGCTGTATTTGACCATTGGACCATTGTTTGCTATTCCCCGTACCGCTACCGTTGCCTTTGAAGTAGGGTTGCATCCCTTTGTTGCAGAGGAATATCTGCAAGGGGGCCTGTTTGTCTTCTCGTTGATTTTCTTTGCGGTTACCCTTTACTTTTCTCTGCGACCGACGAGAATTCTCGATTGGGTTGGTAAGTATCTCACTCCCATTTTTGTTGCGCTCTTGTCCATACTAATCGTTGCAACCTATGTCAGCCCAATGGGACGGGTGAGTCAATTTGCGGCGCAGGGAAATTACATAGACAGACCCTTATTTACCGGAATGCTGGATGGATACAATACCATGGACGCCCTAGCGTCACTGGCCTTTGCAATAGTTATCATTTCAAACATTGAAAAGTTAGGTGTAAGAAACCCAAAGCGAAAGGCTATCGAGGTGTGTAAGTCCGGCTTTGTGTGTCTAGTTGGAATGAGTGCTATCTACGCATCCTTGGCCTATATGGGGGCAACAAGCCTAGGTAGCGTGAGCCGGGCTGACAACGGAGCAGCGATCATGTCCATGGTTAGCGAGCACTATTTTGGCTCTATCGGTAAGGTGCTGTTGGCCGCCATTGTCACCGTTGCCTGTTTGAAAACAGCAATTGGCTTGATCACTTCATGTGCACAGATGTTTAGTGAGATGTTTCCCAGAACGGTATCCTATAACGTCTACGCAGTGATATTTACCCTGGCTTCGTTTATAATCGCCAATTTTGGGCTAAACAAGATCATCCAGCTGTCTTTGCCGGTCCTGATGTTTCTTTATCCCCTTGTGATTACGTTGATCGCGCTGTCATTATTGGCGCCGATGATTAATAAGCAGCAAGATTTGTATCGGTGGACAACCACATTCACGCTGGTGGCTGCATTCTGTGATTTTCTCAATGCATTGCCGAGAGCGATAAAGGGGACGCCGATAGTGAGCGCAATCATTGATGCTGCCCATAGGTATTTGCCCGGATTTGATTATGGCTTTGGCTGGGTTATGCCAGCACTAGCTGGCCTGGTGATAGGAACCATCATATGGAAAACTCGTGCAGAAGTATAGGAATGAGCAAGTACAGAATTCTGGACTATTACGCCATCGGTACACGGCTGGACGCGTTGGTGCGTCCGGCCGTGTGTGGCATTATCCCGAAGGAACTGCCGCTGGAGTTAGTAGTTGACGAACATGCAGCGGCTGACTGGTACAAGGAGTGTCTGGCATGGTAGAAGACATTATTCAGGAAGTAGCAGAAAGACTCTCGCCTTTGCCTTGTATAGAGGGTGTGGTTCTAGGGGGGTCTCGGGCAAGGGGCAGCCATACCGAGGACTCGGACATTGATATCGGCATCTACTACAATCCCGATTCCCTTGACCTGGATGGGATCAATCAGGTTGCCGCCCAGTTAGATGACGAGCATAGAAGTAACTTAGTTGTACCTCCGGGAGGCTGGGGTCCTTGGGTCAATGCCGGTGGATGGTTAGTCATTGGGGGCTATCCTGTGGACTTAATACTGCGGGATATCAACAGGGTGAAACAGGTAATGCAAGATACCGAACAGGGAATTGTCACTACCAACTACCAGCCGGGGCA
Proteins encoded:
- the brnQ gene encoding branched-chain amino acid transport system II carrier protein codes for the protein MKEKCDFRANVLIGSLLFGLYFGAGNLIFPVHMGQLAGNNTLPATIGFLITGVGLPLLGVIAAALSRSESLFDMAKPVSTTYSILFTCMLYLTIGPLFAIPRTATVAFEVGLHPFVAEEYLQGGLFVFSLIFFAVTLYFSLRPTRILDWVGKYLTPIFVALLSILIVATYVSPMGRVSQFAAQGNYIDRPLFTGMLDGYNTMDALASLAFAIVIISNIEKLGVRNPKRKAIEVCKSGFVCLVGMSAIYASLAYMGATSLGSVSRADNGAAIMSMVSEHYFGSIGKVLLAAIVTVACLKTAIGLITSCAQMFSEMFPRTVSYNVYAVIFTLASFIIANFGLNKIIQLSLPVLMFLYPLVITLIALSLLAPMINKQQDLYRWTTTFTLVAAFCDFLNALPRAIKGTPIVSAIIDAAHRYLPGFDYGFGWVMPALAGLVIGTIIWKTRAEV